In one window of Miscanthus floridulus cultivar M001 chromosome 12, ASM1932011v1, whole genome shotgun sequence DNA:
- the LOC136498393 gene encoding G-type lectin S-receptor-like serine/threonine-protein kinase At4g27290 — MDTIFIHLLLSFMLLCPIAIAADVSDTLGKGRNITDGETLVSADGTFTLGFFSPGASTKRYLGIWFSASSVAVCWVANGDRPVNGNSGVLVVRDTGSLVLLDGSGQVTWSSNSTSSSSSAEAQLLNSGNLVVRDGGSSSSAILWQSFDHPSNTMLSGMKLGKNKWTGAEWYLTSWRSADDPSPGAYRRALDTSGLPELVVWQGNVRTYRTGPWNGRWFSGVPEASAYNNLIWYQVTTSPAEISYGYTSNPGVALTRVVLTDTGMAKRLVWDSGARTWQTFFQGPRDLCDAYGKCGAFGLCDAGAASTSFCSCLTGFSPASPPAWSLRDTSGGCKRNVKLDCANNGSGTTTTTTDGFLLFLGVKLPDTRNATVDMSITVEDCMARCLANCSCLAYAAPDIRGGDVRSGCVMWTGDIIDLRYVDKGQDLYLRLAQSELPVAPSPRRRPFPTAPVVGASAAAVAAVVLIVLLVVLVRRLRQPIIPAVQSASSGVPSTELRRPPLVPSVGQRSPVLNVPSVELSTLRRTTNDFSVDNVIGRGGFSTVFEGNLTDGRKVAVKRITQSYLTDEGGEIFMREVQLMSELKHDNLAQLLAYCKDGNERILVYEYMENRGLNLYIFARDPSHRARALLNWERRLEIIVGVAKGVAYLHGQEVIHRDLKPSNILLDENWRAKIADFGAAKVYVDGQTNPTLVQTEGYRAPEYTAQGPQLTLKCDVYSFGVVLIEIISGKRNTSTPKLLCHAQESWNQHKIKEDLLDSAVGQPEPEILLQLERCVQVGLLCVQQSPADRPSMAEVVAMLTTNGSSSSSQARRPDSSAAASPLATQDASGAHGNSIYLT, encoded by the exons ATGGATACAATATTCATCCACCTTCTCCTCTCGTTTATGCTACTTTGTCCCATAGCCATCGCCGCCGACGTGTCGGACACGCTCGGCAAGGGCCGGAACATCACCGACGGCGAGACGCTCGTCTCAGCCGACGGGACATTCACCTTGGGATTCTTCTCTCCTGGGGCGTCAACCAAGAGATACCTCGGCATCTGGTTCTCGGCGTCCAGTGTCGCCGTCTGCTGGGTGGCAAACGGTGACCGCCCTGTGAACGGCAACTCCGGCGTGCTGGTCGTCAGAGACACGGGAAGCCTTGTGCTGCTAGACGGCTCTGGCCAGGTCACATGGTCATCGAACTCCACCAGCTCCTCGTCATCGGCGGAGGCGCAGCTCCTCAACTCCGGCAACCTCGTCGTCCGCgacggaggcagcagcagcagcgccatCCTGTGGCAGTCGTTCGATCACCCGTCGAACACCATGCTGTCCGGCATGAAGCTGGGCAAGAACAAGTGGACCGGCGCCGAGTGGTACCTCACGTCGTGGCGCTCAGCCGACGACCCGTCGCCGGGGGCCTACCGCCGCGCGCTGGACACCAGCGGGCTGCCCGAGCTTGTCGTGTGGCAGGGCAACGTCAGGACCTACCGCACTGGCCCGTGGAACGGCCGGTGGTTCAGCGGCGTCCCGGAGGCGTCGGCGTACAATAATTTGATCTGGTACCAGGTGACGACAAGCCCGGCGGAGATATCCTACGGCTACACCTCCAACCCCGGCGTCGCATTGACTCGTGTTGTGCTGACCGACACCGGCATGGCCAAGCGCCTGGTGTGGGACTCGGGCGCCCGGACGTGGCAGACCTTCTTCCAGGGACCGAGGGACCTCTGCGACGCCTACGGCAAGTGCGGGGCGTTCGGGCTGTGCGACGCCGGCGCGGCGTCGACGTCGTTCTGCAGCTGCCTCACGGGGTTCAGCCCCGCGTCGCCGCCGGCGTGGTCCTTGAGGGATACCTCAGGCGGATGCAAGCGGAATGTGAAGCTGGACTGTGCCAATAATGGCAGTGgcaccacgacgacgacgacggacgGTTTTCTGTTGTTCCTCGGAGTGAAGCTTCCCGACACACGCAACGCGACGGTGGACATGAGCATCACGGTGGAGGACTGCATGGCGAGGTGCCTCGCCAACTGCTCGTGCTTGGCCTACGCCGCCCCAGATATCCGCGGTGGCGACGTCCGCAGCGGCTGCGTGATGTGGACGGGTGACATCATCGACCTTCGGTACGTGGACAAAGGGCAAGATCTGTACCTGAGGCTGGCCCAGTCTGAGCTGCCGGTGGCGCcctcgccgcggcggcggccattCCCTACTGCACCAGTTGTCGGTGCATCCGCAgccgccgtcgctgccgtggttcTTATTGTTTTGTTGGTCGTACTTGTGAGGAGGCTCCGGCAACCTATAATCCCAG CTGTTCAGAGTGCCTCTTCGGGTGTACCTTCTACTGAACTACGCAGACCTCCGTTGGTCCCTTCTGTTGGACAACGTAGTCCTGTTCTCAACGTGCCTTCTGTTGAACTGTCTACTTTGAGGAGGACTACAAATGATTTCTCTGTAGACAATGTCATTGGCCGTGGAGGATTCAGCACCGTATTTGAG GGAAATTTAACTGATGGTAGAAAGGTTGCTGTAAAGAGGATCACACAATCTTATCTTACCGATGAAGGTGGTGAAATTTTCATGAGAGAAGTGCAACTGATGTCagagctcaagcatgacaatctTGCTCAGCTCCTTGCTTATTGCAAGGATGGAAATGAGCGGATACTAGTCTACGAGTACATGGAGAACAGGGGCTTGAACCTTTACATATTCG CGAGAGATCCCAGCCACCGTGCCCGTGCTTTGTTGAATTGGGAGCGGAGGCTGGAGATAATTGTAGGGGTTGCCAAAGGCGTTGCTTATCTGCATGGACAGGAAGTGATACACAGGGATCTGAAACCATCAAATATCCTCTTGGATGAAAATTGGAGAGCTAAGATTGCAGATTTTGGCGCTGCAAAAGTTTACGTCGATGGCCAGACGAATCCGACACTAGTACAGACAGA GGGATATAGGGCTCCAGAGTACACAGCGCAAGGGCCGCAGCTGACGCTGAAGTGCGACGTGTATAGCTTCGGAGTCGTCCTGATCGAGATCATCAGTGGCAAAAGGAACACTAGCACCCCAAAGCTCCTTTGTCAT GCCCAGGAATCTTGGAACCAGCATAAGATCAAGGAGGACCTTC